The genomic DNA ctgattaattattaattatttatttcaaagttttagataaattgattaatcgtttctaaaacgtaaaagatgacataaatagaattaagtcataaaattgatatattgagatttttatatatattattttttattaatagtttatattttgattatatgACATTACCTTCTAAACTTAATaacttttgtttaaaatatttatttaaaaaaagcaaTCAGATGCAAAAAAAATTGGTCATACCGTTTATAACTGAAATactctattatttatatcttttaatttaatatcaatttattttatacaaatttatttattataaattaaaaaaattatttattattaatttaagaatcaataaaatttcaataaaaatattcgataaattctgtttagattaatttttatcaaaaaatatttgttttcttttttttcttagatttttaaaatattgctttaaaatatacaatttaaaaaatatttcttatcggGCAAGTTAGAAACTTAAGTTGAACTGAACCtgatttgtatttattaaatatatttataacttacAGGAGTAATcctataatatttgaaaacaaaatttgaaaaaaaaaaaacaaattaattgcGATCAAATTCGATATAACACTCTGTAACATATCAATTTCTAGGTATCTAACCATtcaaattgttttaaaaatttagaGTTCGAATCTGAGCAACGCATTTTATCGTTACGAGTGGTATAACGTATCACCGACCAATTTAAAAATGGTTAACATTTGCATGTTGCGAATGAAAAAACCGCAGCAACTAACTTCGGGTAAATTTTTCGTCCTATCATTGGCCTCCTTTACCGACgtaagtttaaataaaaaatctacaatttatatttaaattaacattACAATGTGTTATTCGTTATCCTGTTTTATAGATTCTCAAAACTACGATGGGATATTTGTCATTATTACGAACACTTATATGAAGAATTTCCTTTTATCCTATTTGatccatttattattaaggtcacttttatttttcataataatttaatatctttcgatatcaactgattcaatttttaataataaaaaaattcatatatatatatatatatatatatatatatatatatatatatatatacacatatatgattCAAATCATGTatgaagttttttttattttccttactCTGCTTTACAATTATTGTCAAAtccaatgaaagaaaaatttcaatgaagtATGTGccaaaaaaaaatggattttatcctatattttcaaaaataagataatttcATGTAATGATTATTAGTTAAAATTTTAGTAAAAATTTCAGGTTATAGATTATTCAAAAAATGGCGCAGTTACATCGTCTTAGTATTTTATTCCGGTTTTCAAatgcttttcattttatcgcaATTCCACTGCAATAACATTTGCACGcggaatatttaaaatattaatattcaaaatttactAGTACTGAAAAAAACTGATAACAAATTGCCAagtacgaaaaatataaaacagagTATAAAAACTCATTTACAATAAATTGACAAGGAGTCCATTGGTAATGTATAAGTAGATGCAACGACAACTAATATTTCACtattatagttttataaatgAGCATCCTAtacatcattattaattacagGATGCAGAATTCTGGTGCAGTTGGCAGCAAgcaaacattaaaaattagtTGACACTTTTGACCATGAATATAAAGCTTTACCGAAAAATGTTTTGGAGAAATTAAAGTAAATCCATGAAGATTCAAGTAAGAATACTTTATTGCTATGTTGACTTTGCGGATTTACggaaaatacgaataaaagttttaattacCTTGTGCCGAGACTTTAGCTCGTTAAACTATCAATTGGAAATCCAATTCAAGTTCAGAAATCTCATTAAATATTGATACTtgtctttttaattaagaaacttCATGAATCTTCAAAACACTGCAATCCTTGAGTATgtgtatttcattttttcagtTTGCCATACAAGAAGATGATCCTCATACAAATATGGCCGAACGTGGCCCCCAAAACGCTTCAAAAGAGTCTTACTTATTTCATAAACACGAACATTAATACCaattaaactttctttcgaAGGTTCATTATATGGTCCTGGAATCAATGATCCATTGCAAGTATAcagaattaattgatatatgttTGTAAAACTTTAGATgcatttttttcatacttataaccttgaaatttaaaatcaaaaacTTTGAAATCTTTACTAAAGATTTCTTAGAAACTGTTGAACAGATTAGGCTACAAATTTTTCTGTCATTCTCTACATTAAATTTTAGACTTCTTGCCGATTCAACTTTTTTCCGAAGTacttacatctttttttttttatccaaaaaCGAACATACGAGTTTTACTGACAAGCTgtaaaggatatatataatgttcgacattttgtataaatatataatttcaaaaatacgGCTCGAGAGGAACTTCTTTtactcttatatttttaaattaaaaattatcttatattttaagttaaaaatgatattagtttaaattattgtaattaattatcatggaaattatcataaataacttttctgcttttccatcatttttcattattaatttaatcgttaaaataaatcccataatgcaaagaaaaatgtattctaataaattaagcttgtctgaaaaaaaagaagaaaatatttgaaaagtattttttttttgctgagGAATTTTATGttcttaaaatgaaaaaaaaaagaaattatttgctTGTAAATTTACCATGATATATAATCGGAAATACAAAGAACGGTGGTAGACAATAGTTGCTTCATGATCacaatgtaaaaattattttctaatctttctgtcaatctgaaaaatttcatataaaaattagaaatgaaatatatttatgatgaaatatatatatttatttgtttctcgatatttaaaaaattttgaaaaaaaaagattacgaagttagtcgtaataaaatttaatttcccttctttttgtcgataaattctgaaataattgaatacataattaaattattaatgtatatttaattgatacataaaaaataataaataaacaatttaataacataaataattgaaGCAAGTATCACGAAGAAACAATAGTTTTTCAACGAACTATTGCTCTtcgaaaaaatcttttactaataatcaattataaaacttaataatatacatatacatacatatatatatatatatatatatatatatatatatatatatatatatgtatgtatgtgcatatgtatattcgtataaattatttattatcgatatactCTATCAcacgtaattaattaaaattaataaatgcacaattaaatgataaataaaaaatattaattcaataacGTTCAATTACAATTTACATAGTTAAATTCTAAAACATTTTAtcagtttaaaaaataatttaatcttatgaatggtttattaaaaaaaaaattaataaaataagaagtatttcttttatttatccaaAAACCATCTatcgagaataataatttgtaaaactgataagaaaaaaaactaaaaaaaaaaaaagaaatatttcttttttggccAAAAATCACATACATGTTTAAATACACTTTTCATCATCTCttgtaacaaagaaaataacgttacaaataattaattccgTGGAGTATTtgcgaatttttattttcgctgaaaagaaaaaagaaaagaaccaaattctttttttttaaatcactatgacatttttaaatcgttattcACGATTAAtgtaacaaaacaaaatgtttCCTTCTTACTCGAAAGTCATGGAAGttcttaacatttattttcatcattcCTCAACACGATACCATCTATAATAAAGAACAACGGTTAATTTCACGGAGTACTGAAGACTACTTgctttagagaaaaaaaaattttttgtttaaaccACCACCACTAATTCAAGTATAATCAATGTTTCTAGTTCACTGTATCGCATAGAACTAAAAGCCATGAGAGAACAAAaggacgatcgaacgaacaaaaagcGAGAATAGAGACTATAAGATAGACGGCAATTTGATAAACTTCGAACTGTGCCTCCAGTGAAGGAGTACATCAAGGGTGAATGAGTAACCCGTTACATCTTTTCTCTCCAAATCATGATTACCTCCAATTTCTTtccaaaaatagaaaaaaaaaaagatagaaaagaaaaaaagagaaaaatttcaacgatcgataaagTTCGACTAGTATTTCAAGAGGGTTATAAAAGTGAATCGATATGtttcaagaaataaatcgaaaggCTGATATCACAGTTTTTATACGTACTATAGTGTTGAGGGGTGCTGAGAACTACTATTCACAATCTACTCCCACATTATTCGTAATCGATGATCGTAACAACGAAACGATTGAACTCGTTGTTAGAAAGGGGTTGAGAGACAAGTTGcttctgaatatttttttcgtagatTTGAGATTAAGTATTCAACCAACCCCTTGCACGTGTATAACTCTTTTTCAAACGGAGTTTACTAGGGAGGACGTTCGACCGTTTTCTCGTCAGTCTCTTGCGAACCTTCgaaggaataaaatgaaaaaggatagCATTGAAGTAAGATAAAGAGCATGAttcggttttttctttctctctttcttttttttaaccataAAATGAATCTCGTATCTAATATAGTGATCGTATATAGTGACGCTGATAAGTCCTGTGGATATCGTGTATTGCTAGGATTTGTTCCATCGATCGAtgtgtttcatttttatttcaattggaaattatttttgtagaattttatttgcgaattaatttttatttttttttttgtatatatttctaacttCACGCGAACTCATTTATAAgggtttaaatattattagttttctttttattctttgtgtTCTTATACCTCGTAGACAATTTGGTGACGTTTCGcttggttttctttcttcttttttaaatctacaATTATAAAGCTTCATGCGTTTTGTTTGTGACGTTTGATTTTTGATCGTgaagaattatttgattttacgaATGAAAGTTTTAAAGGaactaaatttttatattaatattcgcAAGTGAATGtagtgaaaaatattaactgtTGAGATTAAATAATTGCATACATTTCATTCCGAGAATAATCGTCGTATGGAATTTTATCGGACAATATATAGAGTTTTCGCAGAAAGtgtatttgttcttttttctttttctttaacaaataataagcttccgttataaaaaaatacgaagtcgtatttaagaaaaataaagttgagcttgaataaatttaaagattttcTCATAACtaagaaaattctaataattaaaaattccaaAATACATTCCCTTTTGCTATCGGACAATTTtggtttaaataattcttttcaaatattttgatctcgtgagataaaaaaatttataacattttaattcgGACACCCAGTATAACGTAAtaaagaatgtatatatagaatatatggACAAAgcagtatatatatgtgtgtgcgtgtatatatatatatatatacatatataatatatatatgtatgcctgtatgtatataacataaatatatatgatttttatttgttacattcaaatattattattgaatatttaaatattaaaatattaatcttaaaaattatattaaattaatatttcaatatttaataataataaaaatattaatttcacatttataattaaatatatatatttaaatatatacacatatacaattattatataatatatataatatattatatatattatatattatatataatatattattatatatactaatatatataataatataattatatttataatccttattttatataatatatatatatatatttgtgtgtgtgtattatgtgttatgtatatacatatatattaatatactaatataataacaatgaatgCATTGATACGAACATgcatactacatatatatcaatatattaatatataaatgtatatacatacatacatacatacatacatacatacatacatacatacatacatacatacatacatacatacatacatacatacatacatacatacatacatacatacatacatacatacatacatacatacatacatacatacatacatacatacatacatacatacatacatacatacatacatacatacatacatacatacatacatacatacatacatacatacatacatacatacatacatacatacatacatacatacatacatacatacatacatacatacatatatatatatatattaagtatgATAAAATGCATTCAGAATTGTAATGAAAcaataaatcgtaaattattttaatgaattaaccaatttgatttttttattataggaaATAGGAGTTGCCAATGTCCTCAAATCATATAAGTGGAACACACGGCTTCTAAAATGCGTAGGAGTTTGGCCATTACAAATCTATgatccaatttttcttttctttttcctatatcTTTCGATTCATTGTTCTCTAACATTCGCACATTTGATTTTCTCTCCAAAAACTGTCGACAACGTCGTATCGAACATATcggaaaatattattctaacaATGACTCTTACAAAGATAACAATCACTAGAATCAACAGGGAATCCTTGGGTAAATTACTGATGGATGTCAAAGAAGATTCACTGtctgaaaaatacaaaagtaaggacgagaaagagatattttacaaatatactaAATTACCACCTCGTTTTATACTAACAGCGGTCATTTCAATGACACTTGCCATATTGTTATATTACGTGAATGGACTTAAGATTGGACTTCAAATTGGTAAttcaaatctttcttttttattatatgtcaTTAGTATAATTCTacgtttttgttattttttctttctttctttctttctttctttatttattattgaattaatcgatataatcacacaaacatacacacacgcgtgcATGTTTAAGTCGATAATCTTtcttaatattcttaataagTACATTCTGTCTGATTTAGGACTTTGACATGTGaatacgtattttattatcataaatcataaagaaataagtGTGGAAGATTAATAAGTGCAAACATTGGTTcatagaatttaattaatgattatttaggCTCGATACAATGATGTTCGAAGTGAACGATGTAatgaatttgataataatgttttaaaatgaTCACTTCAGTTGGACTCAAGATTGATAATGCGAAAAACAGCTGATACATTTGCAGTCATTTAATCGACAGTGCTAAGATACCTTCAAGAAATCGGAAAATGTATCTAATCGAGATATTTATACTCCGTACCAATtgaatacgaagaaagaatattgaGAAAGAATTTGCATATCGTAATTGATCAGGAAACAAGTTTATCCATTTGTTTGCATAGTCATTACCGTTGATGAGAAATAAATCAACCAGCTGTAACCACATCTAATTATGATCTGACATTGAATAAGGTGCTATCGTATATTTGATGGTAACGCACCGTTCATTTTGAGTTATCATAACTAATTGACGTTCatgattattgttaataattgaaGTGAttgcataataaatttttgaaaaaacagCTGATACTGGTCAACAATAAAAGCATTATGGAAGATGCTAATGGTTGAGTCAGAGAATCAAAAACANNNNNNNNNNNNNNNNNNNNNNNNNNNNNNNNNNNNNNNNNNNNNNNNNNNNNNNNNNNNNNNNNNNNNNNNNNNNNNNNNNNNNNNNNNNNNNNNNNNNaatgtttttgtttttctatcttctcgtataattctttttcgttaaaaaagtaaattttgtttttttttctctgtttcttttttacagcGAAGCAAAACAATTCCATGGGTTATCAATTGCCATATAAAGTATTAGTAATCATTGATTTGAGTGATAGTAGGATATACGCGTTGCTCTGTGCTTATCAGACAATGATCATACCTTCTATCGTATTTGGTTATGTAGGATTCGATTGCATGTTCGTCAACTTGTCCACTCAAATAGTCGCACAATTCGCCATATTATCTCACAAggtgaaagaaatattaaataatcctGAAAATTATCATGCGGGTATGAAGAAACTTGTACTACGACATTATCGATTGATAAGGTaaattattagttatatatgtatgtgtgtatatatatatgtataagtaatacattgtatatatatatacaatatttgtatatatatatatatatacaatatattgtatatatatattgtatatatgtatatatataatgtgtatatatattgtacagaTATATATGCGTAGAAAATGAGatcatttctttaataaatttacttattattttttaaaaattatttacacaaacatatatatatatatattaatagatacacacatatatttatagatatatgcccgtgaataattttttcaaaaagctatagcttatttattattatttcattggaaaattattttattttcgagcatttgtttcaattatttatttttattgttatttatctattatttaattatctaattaataaaaatctacgtttatttgtaattttttattaatttgaatgcgtatttaataattgtaactTGCTACGTGTCATAGAATGAAGcagtaaaaaggaaaacaagaaattaaatttcagtaagaataatatcgtaatgattctttttttaacatttttaaataatcgaaaatctaaaaattatacttaactttactataatatttcatttttaatttttatatgaaatatttcagattGGCGGAAAgattggaaaataattttaacatcgTGATTATGCAGCAACTATTAGGTACCACCATACATCTTTGTATTTCCGGTTACCACTTATTAATGGTATACGTATAAgtgaataatatctttttttttattataaggACGTACATAACTTTAGAGCAAAAGAACCAACATATTTTTGCAATTTCCTCtaccattttaatttttacacatgtgtataatttattagaataaaaaattttttttgcgtGATAGGGCTTACTTTAAAgattaaattgataatttgtttaattaaaagtaatgaaaaatggCGGAGAAACGGAAATTGGTATACGCCAAAATTCGTTACTTACGATAATTTccattaattgaaataaaagagaaaataaattatactaat from Vespula pensylvanica isolate Volc-1 chromosome 25, ASM1446617v1, whole genome shotgun sequence includes the following:
- the LOC122637320 gene encoding odorant receptor coreceptor-like, with protein sequence MGTTLQLCISGYNTLLGSVKKEGITLIIFYSYAFGVLSTLFVYCYIGECLIQESSNLSNAFYRYEWYNVSPTNLKMVNICMLRMKKPQQLTSGKFFVLSLASFTDILKTTMGYLSLLRTLI
- the LOC122637216 gene encoding odorant receptor 4-like, translating into MKKDSIEEIGVANVLKSYKWNTRLLKCVGVWPLQIYDPIFLFFFLYLSIHCSLTFAHLIFSPKTVDNVVSNISENIILTMTLTKITITRINRESLGKLLMDVKEDSLSEKYKSKDEKEIFYKYTKLPPRFILTAVISMTLAILLYYVNGLKIGLQIAKQNNSMGYQLPYKVLVIIDLSDSRIYALLCAYQTMIIPSIVFGYVGFDCMFVNLSTQIVAQFAILSHKVKEILNNPENYHAGMKKLVLRHYRLIRLAERLENNFNIVIMQQLLGTTIHLCISGYHLLMSKETKDNITLILFILYGFCVISTLFIYCFIGECLIQESTNFGNAIYNYEWYNLPAADSKFLLICMIRTKKPQYLTSGKFAVLSLTIFTDIVKSSMGYLSVLRTFL